Within the Hypericibacter adhaerens genome, the region GCGGTAGAACGAGATGATATGCTCGCTGGGCGTATGGCGCGCCTCGTGGTTGGTGATCTTGACGAGCGTCAGCTCGATCTGCAGCGGCGTGGCGCCCAGGAGCCGCGCGAACTGGGTCTCCGTCTTGACCTTGTTCGGCATCAGGTTCAGCAGCCCGATGCGCAGCGGCCTGATGTCCTGGCGCACCGCATCGGCCTCGCCCATCACCATGACGCCTTCGGCAGCTAGGGTGGCGCGGGCGGGGAGGTCGTCAGGAATCTTGATCGGCATCGGTCTGCTTCATCAGGGATTGTCGGGCCGGGCGTCCGTCCGGTCGATCCGGGACCGCCTGGCCAGCCCGGCGGAACCGGGCGGCGCGGCGTAAACGCCCATCATATCGCGAATTTTATCGGAAAAGGACTAGCGAACGATCAGGTCGAAGGCGGCCCCTTCGTTCCAGCCGAACTGGCCGTTCGGCTGTTTGATCAGCTCGGGGAAATGGCCGGGGATGATGCGGTCGGCCATCTCCAGGATGCGTTTGATGCTGGCGGTGCTGGATGCGACCGTGTCGTAGACATTGTCGCCGCACTGCATGATGACTTCCTTGGCGTATTTGATCGCGTCGCCCGCGATCACCACGCAGCCGCGCTCCTTCGTGTCGAGCCGCACCGCGAAGCTGCCGGGCGTATGGCCCGGGGCCGGGAAGAAGCTGACGCCCGGATCGATCACGCCGTCGCCGTCGAGGATCTCCAAGTCGTAGCGCTCGAGCATCTCGTGGATGCCCCAGGGCATGAAGATGTCCTCGTGGTGGGGTGACTTCGCATAGCTCCATTCGGTCCGGCTCACGAACACCTTCGCCTTGGGGAAGAGGTCGATGTTGTGGCAGTGGTCGAAATGGAGATGCGAGAGGAACACCATCTTGATGTCGTCGCGCGCGATGTTGCGTTCGCGCAAGGCGGTGATCAGCCCCAGCCGCGAGATGTAGCCGGCCGTGTCGAACAGGAGATAGCCCCGCCCGGTCTTCACCAGCGTGACGTTGGACATGGCGAGGAAGCCGTCGCGCAGCCTCAGATTGTTGCCGCGGACGATGATGTCGTAGGTGATCTCGGCCAAGGCCGTCACCGCCGCGCGACGACCGTGAGCCGTTCCGGGACGGCGCGCTGGCTGCCGGCGGCGCCGGCCACGTCCCACCCGCCATGGGCGCGCTTATAGGCTTCGAGCGCGGGATAGATATGGTCCACACATTGCTTGACCAGCTCTTCCCGGTTGCCTTCCTTGATCGCGTCGATCATGGCGCGATGCTCGCGCCGCGACTGCTGCAGGAGCTCGGGGTCGCCGATCGCATAGCAGCGGATCGCGGTGGTGCGGATCCAGAAACGCTGGATGGTCTCGGTCAGGTAGCGGTTGTTGCAGGCCCCGAACATGGTCTCGTGGAAGACGTTGTTGAGCGTGCAGGCCGCCTTGAGCTCCATCTTGTCCACGTTCTCGGAATATTTCGCGTGGATCGCCTCGAGCTGGCTGACGAGTGAGCGGGGCGCGGGCAGAGGGATGCGCCGCGCGGCCTCGCCCTGGAGGAGGGCGCGCATCTCGTAGATCTCCTCGATCTCCTCGACCGAGAAATCGCAGACGATCACGCCGCGGTTCGGGCGGCGGGTAACGAGCCCCATCTGGTCGAGCGTGCTCAGCGCCGAACGCACCAGGTGGCGGCTGGCATTGAAGCGCTCCGCCAGCTCCTCTTCGACCAGGCGCTCGCGCGGCCGCAGCCGGCCGAAAATGATCGCCTGGCGTATGGAATCGACCAGGTCCGCCAGGAGTTTTTCGCTTGTTTCACGCGCCAAGGCTGTACTCGCTCTTCTCTTCGTTCCGATCCGATAGGAAAGCTAACCGATCCCGCGACGGTTGTCGGCCGTTAAAATCCACAATCACGCGTCTCACATAGTCGGCGATGGCAAGCGAGGAGGTCAGGCCCGGCGACTCGATGCCGTAGAGATTTACCAAACCCGGAACCCCGTGCGCCTCCTCGCCTTGGATCACGAAGTCCGCATCGCCGTTG harbors:
- a CDS encoding GntR family transcriptional regulator — encoded protein: MARETSEKLLADLVDSIRQAIIFGRLRPRERLVEEELAERFNASRHLVRSALSTLDQMGLVTRRPNRGVIVCDFSVEEIEEIYEMRALLQGEAARRIPLPAPRSLVSQLEAIHAKYSENVDKMELKAACTLNNVFHETMFGACNNRYLTETIQRFWIRTTAIRCYAIGDPELLQQSRREHRAMIDAIKEGNREELVKQCVDHIYPALEAYKRAHGGWDVAGAAGSQRAVPERLTVVARR
- a CDS encoding MBL fold metallo-hydrolase, which codes for MAEITYDIIVRGNNLRLRDGFLAMSNVTLVKTGRGYLLFDTAGYISRLGLITALRERNIARDDIKMVFLSHLHFDHCHNIDLFPKAKVFVSRTEWSYAKSPHHEDIFMPWGIHEMLERYDLEILDGDGVIDPGVSFFPAPGHTPGSFAVRLDTKERGCVVIAGDAIKYAKEVIMQCGDNVYDTVASSTASIKRILEMADRIIPGHFPELIKQPNGQFGWNEGAAFDLIVR